In a genomic window of Coprococcus eutactus:
- a CDS encoding ABC transporter permease, translating to MITSGTLKIWNGRWPMKSMMRRTTFREIKNTFGRFAAIMAIIALGVGFFSGLKMTKPDMMNTISKFLDEGNFYDLHLLSTLGYTDDDVDSFAGEKDVLYAEGGYSLDVLYKNQGENDRVLKTMSVPENINKLSLVDGRMPEKEDECVVDAKMDSIKIGDVIEVADDDAVEGKSDGKTDSDIADPGNESEGSSTQDILKVKKFTVVGTVNSPLYINFERGTTTLGNGKIAGFVYVSPEAFDSECYTDIYVKFDRKFDIYADEYEDYIDDRKDEWESICKTSVLDRYKDILMAKGMTEDMVKDITLDDADGVNYYILGRETNIGYVCFESDSDIVNGVAKVFPVFFILVAVLVCMTTMNRMVEEQRSMIGMLKALGYGKAAIMGKYMIYSGTAAVVGCAGGYLIGTYVFPEVIWYAYNMMYIHMPLERTTDWTLVIGVLAASLLCTVGTTWFSCRYELSETAASLMRPKAPKPGKRVFLEHIPFIWKRLKFLRKVSVRNVFRYKKRFFMMIIGISGCTALLLTGFGINDSISGFADNQYGEIQVGDGVITLNTSIAGDREDERFSSLKDRLDEDTSCYDLVSESTWDLVHDGGVKSVNMVIMEEPEHVDRYMKFADKDGAKIEYPGKGEAVINTALAEQYDIKTGDVITVRDSEMKEIRVSVSGIFRNHVYNYVYISPETYEDQMGEAPQYKSVYFNLEEGADSHEISADLMGDAATASVTINKDMKNRISKMMESLNYIVIVVILSAGALAFIVLYNLTNINITERIREIATIKVLGFFKNETSAYVFRENRVLTTFGIAVGLVLGVFLHAFVIGQIKVDMVAFDTYIAPMSYVYSIVLTFVFNFLVNRVMSVKLDKINMAESLKSVE from the coding sequence ATGATAACATCAGGAACGTTGAAGATCTGGAATGGTAGGTGGCCTATGAAATCAATGATGAGACGCACGACATTTCGTGAGATAAAAAATACATTTGGAAGATTTGCAGCCATCATGGCGATCATAGCCCTGGGCGTGGGATTCTTTTCGGGTCTCAAGATGACGAAGCCGGATATGATGAATACCATATCAAAATTCCTTGACGAGGGAAATTTCTATGATCTGCATCTTCTGTCAACTCTGGGATACACGGATGATGACGTGGATTCATTTGCCGGGGAGAAGGATGTGTTGTACGCAGAGGGCGGTTACAGCCTGGACGTCCTATACAAGAACCAGGGTGAAAATGACAGGGTGTTGAAGACTATGTCAGTTCCGGAAAACATCAACAAACTGAGTCTTGTGGACGGACGCATGCCGGAAAAGGAAGATGAATGTGTTGTAGATGCCAAGATGGACAGTATAAAGATAGGTGATGTCATAGAGGTGGCAGATGACGATGCTGTAGAAGGCAAGTCTGACGGGAAAACAGACAGTGACATTGCTGACCCGGGAAACGAAAGCGAGGGCAGCAGTACACAGGATATACTGAAGGTGAAGAAGTTCACCGTTGTCGGAACTGTCAACTCCCCTCTTTATATTAATTTTGAGAGAGGCACCACAACCCTTGGAAACGGTAAGATCGCGGGCTTTGTATATGTCAGTCCTGAAGCATTTGACAGCGAATGCTACACCGATATATATGTGAAATTTGACAGAAAGTTTGATATATATGCCGATGAGTATGAAGACTATATAGACGACAGGAAAGACGAATGGGAGTCAATATGCAAGACCAGTGTGTTAGACAGGTATAAGGATATCCTCATGGCAAAGGGTATGACGGAGGATATGGTGAAGGACATAACGCTGGATGATGCAGATGGTGTGAACTACTACATACTCGGCAGAGAGACGAATATCGGATATGTCTGCTTTGAGAGCGATTCAGATATAGTAAATGGAGTTGCAAAGGTATTTCCGGTATTCTTCATATTGGTTGCCGTGCTCGTGTGTATGACCACCATGAACAGAATGGTTGAGGAACAGCGCTCTATGATAGGCATGTTGAAGGCTCTCGGCTATGGCAAGGCGGCTATCATGGGAAAATATATGATCTATTCGGGAACTGCAGCTGTAGTAGGATGTGCAGGTGGATATCTTATAGGTACATATGTATTTCCGGAGGTTATCTGGTACGCATATAATATGATGTATATACATATGCCGCTTGAGAGAACCACAGACTGGACGCTGGTTATTGGCGTGCTGGCAGCCTCGCTTCTGTGCACTGTAGGTACAACTTGGTTTTCCTGTAGATACGAGCTTTCTGAGACTGCGGCAAGCCTTATGAGGCCTAAGGCTCCGAAGCCGGGCAAGAGGGTGTTCCTTGAGCATATCCCATTTATATGGAAGAGACTGAAATTTCTGAGAAAGGTAAGTGTCAGAAATGTATTCAGATATAAAAAGCGTTTTTTTATGATGATAATAGGAATAAGCGGCTGTACTGCGCTGCTGCTCACAGGCTTTGGAATAAATGATTCCATAAGCGGATTTGCGGACAATCAGTATGGGGAGATACAGGTCGGAGATGGAGTGATAACGCTGAATACTTCGATTGCGGGTGATAGAGAAGATGAGCGCTTCAGTAGTCTGAAAGACCGGCTGGACGAGGATACCTCCTGCTATGATCTCGTCAGTGAATCTACCTGGGATCTGGTTCATGATGGTGGCGTAAAGTCCGTGAACATGGTCATCATGGAAGAACCTGAGCACGTTGACAGGTATATGAAGTTTGCGGATAAAGATGGTGCGAAGATAGAATATCCGGGCAAAGGGGAAGCTGTGATCAATACTGCGCTGGCAGAACAGTACGACATCAAAACGGGCGATGTAATAACGGTCAGAGACAGCGAGATGAAAGAGATAAGAGTTTCCGTATCAGGCATATTCAGGAATCATGTATACAACTATGTGTATATATCACCTGAAACATATGAGGATCAGATGGGGGAGGCACCTCAGTACAAATCGGTGTACTTCAATCTTGAGGAGGGCGCAGATTCGCACGAGATATCTGCTGATCTTATGGGTGATGCAGCAACAGCGTCAGTGACTATCAACAAGGATATGAAGAACAGGATATCCAAGATGATGGAGAGTCTGAATTATATAGTAATTGTAGTCATACTCTCGGCTGGTGCGCTTGCATTTATCGTCCTCTACAACCTGACAAATATCAATATCACAGAGCGAATCAGGGAGATAGCAACTATAAAGGTTCTGGGATTTTTCAAAAACGAGACTTCAGCTTATGTATTCAGGGAGAACAGAGTCCTGACGACATTTGGAATCGCTGTGGGACTTGTGC